From the genome of Spirosomataceae bacterium TFI 002, one region includes:
- a CDS encoding lipid-A-disaccharide synthase produces the protein MKYFLIAGEKSGDQHAGRLVSSIRKLDAQAEIIAWGGASLESAGAKVTQRYEEMAFMGLDFLFSLVKILGLFKKCKNEISDFQPDVLILVDYGGFNLRIAKWAFTQKIETQYFIPPKTWAWNESRNEKIKKFISKAYVILPFEEGYLQSKGVDATYVGNPTKEAIDALNLEEKKREGVAFLPGSRVGEIKRIGPLLVRIANAFPLKQFTVAALKEIPAIHYNELNGVSNVKLEWDKTYEILQKSEAAVVTSGTATLETALFSTPQVVVYKAAPLFYAIGKLLVKVKFISLVNLISNKEVVKEFIQDNYDFCELEKELKLLLNDTNFRENQLIAYQEIKEKLTDKIASNEAAKLIYQKLRKENED, from the coding sequence ATGAAGTACTTTCTAATCGCGGGAGAAAAGTCGGGTGATCAGCATGCAGGCCGCTTGGTATCTTCCATTAGAAAGTTGGATGCTCAAGCAGAAATTATAGCCTGGGGAGGTGCCTCGCTAGAATCTGCTGGTGCTAAGGTTACTCAGCGATATGAAGAAATGGCTTTTATGGGGCTAGATTTTCTGTTTTCACTGGTTAAAATTTTGGGTTTATTTAAAAAATGCAAAAATGAGATTAGCGATTTTCAACCTGATGTACTCATTTTGGTTGATTATGGTGGATTTAATTTAAGAATTGCGAAATGGGCTTTTACCCAAAAAATAGAAACACAATATTTTATCCCTCCTAAAACGTGGGCTTGGAATGAATCTCGAAATGAAAAAATTAAGAAGTTTATTTCAAAAGCATATGTGATTTTGCCCTTCGAAGAAGGGTATCTACAATCTAAAGGCGTAGATGCTACTTATGTGGGTAATCCTACCAAAGAGGCGATTGACGCTCTCAACTTGGAAGAAAAGAAAAGAGAAGGTGTTGCTTTTTTGCCGGGAAGTAGGGTAGGGGAAATAAAAAGAATAGGTCCTTTGTTGGTTCGAATTGCAAATGCCTTTCCGCTAAAACAATTTACAGTTGCGGCTCTCAAAGAAATTCCAGCAATACACTACAATGAGCTAAATGGAGTTTCAAATGTAAAACTGGAATGGGATAAAACTTATGAAATTTTACAAAAAAGCGAAGCGGCTGTAGTTACTTCCGGTACAGCCACTTTAGAAACGGCCTTGTTCAGCACACCTCAAGTTGTTGTGTATAAAGCTGCTCCTTTGTTTTATGCTATTGGGAAACTATTGGTAAAGGTGAAATTTATATCATTGGTGAATTTAATCAGTAATAAAGAAGTTGTTAAGGAGTTTATACAAGATAATTACGATTTTTGTGAGTTAGAAAAGGAACTCAAATTGCTATTAAACGATACTAATTTTAGAGAAAATCAGTTAATAGCATATCAAGAGATTAAAGAAAAACTCACAGATAAAATTGCTTCAAATGAAGCAGCAAAGCTTATTTACCAAAAACTAAGAAAAGAAAATGAAGATTAA
- a CDS encoding Iron-regulated ABC transporter membrane component SufB, producing MREDLELLEEITSSDYKYGFYTDMEADEAPPGLSEDIVRFISAKKKEPLWMLEWRLSAYREWLKMTEPEWANVHYTKPDFQAIKYFSAPKQKKEIKSLDEIDPELRRTFERLGISLKEQERLSGVAVDAVIDSVSVATTYREKLGELGIIFCSMSEAVENHPELVKKYIGSVVPVKDNFYAALNSAVFSDGSFCYIPKGTRCPMELSTYFRINAAGTGQFERTLIVCEDDAYVSYLEGCTAPMRDENQLHAAVVEIFCHKNAEVKYSTVQNWYPGNKEGKGGVYNFVTKRGICFGDNSKISWTQVETGSAVTWKYPSVILKGDNSIGEFYSVAVTNNYQQADTGTKMIHLGKNTKSRIVSKGISAGKSQNSYRGLVEISKRASNAKNYSQCDSMLLGDQCGAHTFPYIEVKNSTASVEHEATTSKIGEDQLFYCNQRGIDTEAAVALIVNGYAKEVLKQLPMEFAVEAQKLLEISLEGSVG from the coding sequence ATGAGAGAAGATTTAGAATTACTGGAAGAAATAACCAGTTCAGATTATAAATACGGGTTTTATACAGACATGGAAGCTGACGAAGCTCCTCCAGGTTTGAGCGAAGATATTGTACGATTTATTTCAGCAAAAAAGAAAGAACCGTTATGGATGCTGGAGTGGAGACTCAGTGCATACAGAGAATGGTTAAAAATGACTGAACCTGAATGGGCGAATGTTCATTATACAAAACCCGATTTTCAAGCCATAAAGTATTTTTCAGCACCTAAGCAAAAAAAGGAGATCAAAAGCCTGGATGAAATAGATCCAGAGTTGAGAAGGACTTTTGAGCGATTGGGTATTTCTTTGAAAGAGCAAGAAAGACTCTCTGGAGTTGCTGTGGATGCAGTAATAGATTCTGTTTCGGTAGCAACAACTTATAGAGAGAAGCTAGGAGAATTAGGAATAATATTCTGTTCCATGTCTGAGGCTGTAGAGAACCATCCTGAATTAGTAAAAAAATACATTGGTTCGGTTGTTCCTGTAAAAGACAACTTTTATGCAGCCTTGAATTCCGCAGTATTTTCTGATGGGTCATTTTGTTACATTCCCAAAGGGACACGTTGCCCAATGGAGTTATCGACATATTTTAGAATAAATGCGGCTGGTACTGGACAGTTCGAAAGAACATTGATCGTATGTGAAGATGATGCGTATGTAAGTTATCTAGAAGGTTGTACAGCTCCTATGCGAGATGAGAACCAACTACATGCTGCCGTGGTTGAAATTTTCTGCCACAAAAACGCTGAAGTGAAATACAGTACAGTACAAAACTGGTATCCAGGAAATAAAGAAGGAAAAGGTGGGGTATATAATTTTGTTACCAAAAGAGGAATTTGTTTTGGCGACAATTCGAAAATCTCTTGGACACAAGTAGAAACTGGGTCTGCCGTAACTTGGAAATACCCGTCGGTAATATTAAAGGGTGATAATTCTATTGGTGAGTTTTATTCTGTTGCCGTTACTAACAACTATCAACAGGCAGATACAGGAACGAAAATGATTCACTTGGGCAAAAACACCAAAAGTAGAATCGTTTCAAAAGGAATTTCGGCTGGAAAAAGCCAAAATTCATACCGTGGATTGGTTGAAATCTCAAAGAGAGCATCCAATGCAAAGAATTATTCGCAATGTGATTCCATGCTACTTGGAGATCAATGTGGAGCACACACTTTTCCTTATATTGAAGTTAAAAACTCTACGGCATCAGTAGAACATGAGGCTACAACCTCTAAAATTGGTGAGGACCAGTTGTTCTATTGTAATCAAAGAGGAATTGATACTGAAGCAGCCGTAGCACTAATTGTGAATGGTTATGCCAAGGAAGTACTAAAACAATTGCCAATGGAGTTTGCTGTAGAAGCTCAAAAACTATTGGAAATTTCTTTAGAGGGTTCGGTTGGATAA
- a CDS encoding N-carbamoylputrescine amidase produces MKVNIGLVQMTCGDDVEANTLKAIEMTRQAAAKGANIVCLQELFTSLYFCDIETQDNFKYGEAIPGPTTDRFQVLAKELGIVIIASLFEKRAKGLYHNTTAVIDADGSYMGKYRKMHIPDDPGYYEKFYFTPGDLGYKVWDTKYGKIGVLICWDQWYPEAARITALKGAEILFYPTAIGWDMEEKDEVINQEQFEAWRTIQKSHAVANGVYVVAVNRVGIEAGQKFWGGSFVANPHGRILSETSHDKEEVLIQEVDSEIMEYYRTIWPYLRDRRIDSYAPITKRYLDEEGD; encoded by the coding sequence ATGAAAGTAAACATAGGACTTGTTCAAATGACATGCGGTGATGATGTGGAAGCAAACACATTAAAAGCGATAGAAATGACCCGCCAAGCGGCAGCCAAAGGTGCAAATATCGTTTGCCTTCAAGAATTGTTTACGTCATTGTATTTCTGCGATATTGAGACCCAAGATAACTTTAAATATGGTGAAGCTATTCCTGGACCTACAACAGATCGTTTTCAGGTTCTTGCCAAGGAACTAGGTATTGTGATTATTGCTTCGCTTTTTGAAAAAAGAGCCAAAGGCCTTTACCATAATACCACAGCAGTAATAGATGCCGACGGCTCATACATGGGCAAATATCGTAAAATGCACATCCCTGATGATCCAGGATACTACGAGAAATTCTATTTTACTCCAGGAGACCTAGGGTACAAGGTGTGGGACACTAAGTATGGTAAAATAGGCGTACTTATCTGTTGGGACCAGTGGTATCCCGAGGCAGCAAGAATAACGGCTCTTAAGGGTGCAGAAATCCTTTTTTATCCAACAGCAATTGGCTGGGACATGGAAGAAAAGGACGAAGTAATCAACCAAGAGCAGTTCGAAGCTTGGCGTACGATTCAAAAAAGTCATGCAGTGGCAAATGGCGTATACGTGGTTGCCGTAAACAGAGTTGGAATAGAAGCTGGACAAAAATTCTGGGGTGGTTCTTTTGTTGCCAACCCTCACGGAAGAATATTATCAGAAACCTCACACGACAAAGAAGAAGTACTTATACAGGAAGTAGACTCCGAAATAATGGAGTATTACCGCACCATTTGGCCATACTTACGTGATCGCCGAATAGATAGCTATGCTCCAATTACAAAGCGGTATTTGGATGAGGAAGGGGATTAA
- a CDS encoding Acetyltransferase (GNAT) domain-containing protein — translation MIEVKIIDTSDSLYQQELTLRDQVLRIPLGMSIYNDDLSDEPNQVHFLAIHTNEVIGVVILKKEGNVGKLRQMAVKPEFQGQQIGRKLVEALEEYAAKNGIKEVKMHARYHAEYFYEKLGYHKTSKPHFEEVGMKHYEMAKQL, via the coding sequence ATGATTGAGGTTAAAATCATTGATACATCCGATTCGCTATACCAACAGGAACTCACGCTTAGGGATCAAGTACTGAGGATTCCATTGGGAATGAGTATTTACAATGATGACTTAAGTGACGAGCCAAATCAAGTTCATTTTCTCGCCATTCACACTAATGAGGTCATTGGTGTGGTTATTCTCAAGAAGGAGGGAAACGTTGGAAAACTTCGTCAAATGGCTGTTAAGCCTGAATTTCAAGGTCAACAAATAGGTAGAAAGCTTGTTGAAGCTCTGGAGGAGTATGCCGCAAAAAATGGTATAAAGGAAGTGAAAATGCACGCGAGGTATCATGCAGAATATTTTTACGAAAAACTCGGCTATCATAAGACCTCCAAACCGCATTTTGAAGAAGTGGGAATGAAGCATTACGAAATGGCAAAACAGCTCTAA
- a CDS encoding Rhamnan synthesis protein F — MTNKSVCIFPHFYDLNIIPYYVLCYLEQLEKHFDQIIVVSNPRQIDNLSALNSEKVKLIFQSNEGYDLGKYLNGFKELNLNEYHQIALINDSNIVFGNIDFVFDWARDSDLDFWGLVEANIRPAYSTHDDNYHIQSHFMVFNKNAIPFLEEFISKLQFEEIIKISDVKAAKRRVINDWEIGLSQFMLKQNLKLGAYVNHTAKIEDSKGQFYQRLIKDGVPVIKKKVITSLLPRDLFAGENKWSNLIKAHYTGQVDVAKLLKELFSIRKRHVLRKIGLSK; from the coding sequence ATGACGAATAAATCCGTTTGTATTTTTCCTCATTTCTATGACTTAAACATAATTCCATATTATGTTTTATGCTATCTAGAGCAACTGGAGAAGCATTTTGATCAAATTATTGTTGTCAGTAATCCACGCCAGATTGATAATTTGTCAGCTTTGAATAGTGAAAAAGTAAAACTGATTTTTCAGAGCAATGAAGGATATGATTTAGGGAAATATTTGAATGGTTTTAAAGAACTAAACCTAAATGAGTATCATCAAATTGCTTTAATTAATGATTCAAATATAGTTTTTGGAAACATCGATTTTGTATTTGATTGGGCTAGGGATTCTGATTTGGATTTTTGGGGATTGGTAGAAGCTAATATTCGCCCTGCTTATAGCACTCATGATGATAACTATCACATTCAGAGCCATTTCATGGTTTTTAATAAAAACGCAATACCATTTCTAGAAGAGTTTATAAGTAAACTGCAATTTGAAGAAATAATTAAAATATCAGATGTAAAGGCAGCCAAGCGAAGGGTAATCAACGACTGGGAGATTGGCCTAAGTCAGTTTATGCTTAAGCAAAATCTAAAACTTGGAGCTTATGTTAATCATACTGCCAAAATAGAAGACTCCAAAGGTCAATTTTACCAAAGGTTAATAAAAGACGGCGTTCCAGTTATCAAAAAGAAAGTAATAACCTCTTTGTTGCCAAGAGATTTATTTGCCGGTGAAAATAAGTGGAGCAACTTAATAAAAGCTCACTACACGGGTCAAGTTGATGTAGCAAAATTGTTAAAAGAACTTTTCTCAATAAGAAAAAGACACGTTCTAAGAAAGATTGGTTTATCGAAATGA
- a CDS encoding Malate/lactate/ureidoglycolate dehydrogenase, LDH2 family encodes MYKVEKVRAFTENIFKSIGCSEEHAKLAADVLISADLSGVDSHGVARLAGYVRLYDHGRLNPKPVIKIIHETPSTATIDGDKGLGLVVAPFAMNVAKEKAENVGSGWVAVQNSNHFGIAGYHSSLAIEKDMIGWAMTNAAPLVVPTFSKEKLLGTNPISVAIPAEKQPYFLADFASTAVAYGKMEILQREGKPSPDGWVQDKDGKPTTNNNAVKEGGGLLPLGGDREHGSHKGYGLGAIVDIFSGVLSGANFGPWVPPFATAGFHGVAAEQVGKGTGHFLGAMRIDGFRPKEDFLQNMDKWIERFRSAPAIDGEVVQIPGDQERNFKAERLITGLPLNNKVVESLEELSQRFGIETGW; translated from the coding sequence ATGTACAAAGTAGAAAAAGTAAGAGCCTTTACCGAAAATATTTTCAAATCAATTGGATGCAGCGAAGAGCATGCAAAATTAGCTGCAGATGTGCTCATATCAGCCGATTTAAGTGGAGTTGACTCTCATGGCGTTGCACGCCTTGCTGGTTATGTGAGATTATATGATCACGGCAGGTTAAATCCTAAACCAGTTATAAAAATCATTCACGAAACACCATCTACTGCGACAATAGACGGTGATAAAGGGCTCGGATTGGTGGTTGCTCCATTTGCAATGAATGTAGCGAAAGAAAAGGCCGAAAACGTGGGAAGTGGATGGGTTGCGGTTCAAAACTCTAATCACTTTGGTATTGCAGGTTATCACTCATCACTTGCTATAGAAAAAGACATGATTGGCTGGGCGATGACAAATGCCGCCCCACTGGTAGTTCCTACTTTCTCAAAAGAAAAACTACTAGGAACAAATCCTATTTCTGTTGCCATACCTGCTGAAAAGCAACCCTATTTCTTAGCAGACTTTGCATCTACTGCTGTCGCTTATGGCAAAATGGAAATTCTACAAAGAGAAGGCAAACCTTCTCCTGATGGGTGGGTTCAAGATAAAGATGGCAAACCAACAACCAATAACAATGCAGTAAAAGAAGGTGGTGGCTTGCTACCGCTTGGTGGAGATCGCGAACACGGAAGTCACAAAGGATACGGCTTGGGTGCTATTGTCGATATTTTTAGTGGAGTATTGTCTGGTGCTAATTTTGGCCCATGGGTTCCACCATTCGCCACTGCTGGTTTTCATGGCGTTGCAGCTGAGCAAGTGGGAAAAGGAACTGGTCATTTCCTAGGTGCTATGCGTATAGACGGCTTCAGACCCAAAGAAGACTTTTTACAAAACATGGATAAGTGGATTGAGCGTTTTAGATCTGCACCAGCAATTGATGGTGAAGTTGTTCAAATCCCAGGTGACCAGGAACGTAATTTCAAAGCTGAAAGGCTAATTACCGGCTTGCCACTTAACAACAAAGTAGTTGAAAGTTTGGAAGAATTAAGTCAGAGATTTGGGATTGAAACTGGTTGGTAA
- a CDS encoding Uncharacterized membrane protein has translation MATNRVVRSIFSYFIRGLLFVAPIGFTIYILYSAFDFVDNLARIRFGTGHPNDSFFIPGLGFGIVIGVTVLIGFIFTRILPQTIQNWMESGIKNLPLVRIFYFAFKDLISAFVGDKKKFKQPVLFKMNAHSEVRKMGFMTQSSLEVIGKEEYVSIYCPHSYAFSGEMFVVPAADVELVNLGGSDAMKIIVSGGVSFKD, from the coding sequence ATGGCAACGAATCGTGTTGTTCGATCTATATTTTCTTATTTTATTAGAGGACTATTATTTGTAGCCCCTATAGGCTTTACAATTTATATACTCTACAGTGCTTTTGATTTTGTAGACAATCTTGCTCGCATTCGATTTGGAACGGGCCATCCCAATGATAGCTTTTTTATACCGGGTTTAGGCTTTGGTATTGTAATAGGTGTTACGGTGCTGATTGGGTTTATATTTACAAGAATATTACCCCAAACAATCCAAAACTGGATGGAAAGTGGGATTAAGAATTTACCACTTGTTCGTATTTTCTATTTCGCTTTCAAAGACCTTATTTCGGCTTTTGTAGGAGACAAAAAGAAATTCAAACAGCCTGTTTTGTTCAAAATGAATGCACATTCAGAAGTGCGAAAAATGGGCTTTATGACACAAAGTAGCTTAGAGGTGATTGGTAAAGAGGAGTATGTTTCTATATACTGCCCTCATAGTTATGCGTTTTCGGGCGAAATGTTCGTGGTACCAGCTGCGGATGTTGAGTTGGTTAACCTTGGTGGTTCTGATGCCATGAAAATAATAGTTTCTGGTGGAGTTTCTTTTAAAGATTGA
- a CDS encoding 3-phosphoshikimate 1-carboxyvinyltransferase translates to MKQILLKKNTKAFNETIQLASSKSESNRALIINALCGFNGELLNLSSARDTQTMIKLLESKDSIADVIDAGTTMRFLTAYFTATNQSKLMTGTARMCERPIGILVEALSKLGGQVEYLDKEGYPRLLIKGLKEQKTAQLTMRGDVSSQYISAILMIAPYLPYGLILKLEGEVGSIPYIQMTISQMEAFGVSVRADWDEKILKVAPQKYKPITYRIESDWSGASYWYSVLALDKNPNSTIKLLGLKEKSLQGDSAIVDIMSQLGVKSEFQEDGVFLTKIPAESSLEWDFTNCPDLCQTVSVTVAALGIEATFTGIESLKIKETDRVYAIQTELAKINAKMEEVETNHKYVVKSAFDLSSFDKTIVIETYEDHRMAMAFAPLAMLINLKINDPDVVVKSYPEFWDDLAKVVTIA, encoded by the coding sequence ATGAAGCAAATACTACTCAAGAAAAATACGAAGGCCTTCAATGAAACGATTCAGTTGGCTAGTTCTAAAAGTGAAAGTAATAGAGCACTAATCATAAATGCACTTTGTGGATTCAATGGCGAACTCCTTAATCTTTCATCTGCTCGCGATACGCAAACCATGATTAAGCTTTTGGAATCCAAAGACTCCATAGCTGATGTAATAGACGCAGGAACCACGATGCGTTTTTTAACTGCATATTTCACTGCGACCAATCAAAGTAAGCTCATGACCGGCACGGCAAGAATGTGCGAGCGTCCTATTGGTATTTTGGTAGAGGCTTTGAGTAAATTGGGAGGCCAGGTAGAATACTTAGATAAAGAAGGCTACCCAAGATTGCTAATCAAAGGACTGAAGGAACAAAAGACAGCTCAACTTACCATGAGAGGAGATGTGAGCAGCCAATATATTTCTGCAATATTAATGATTGCTCCTTATTTACCGTATGGTTTGATTCTCAAGCTTGAAGGAGAGGTTGGCTCTATACCATATATCCAAATGACAATTAGTCAAATGGAGGCTTTCGGTGTAAGTGTACGAGCAGATTGGGATGAGAAGATACTTAAAGTTGCCCCTCAAAAATATAAGCCAATTACTTACAGAATAGAGAGCGACTGGTCAGGTGCGAGTTACTGGTATAGTGTTTTGGCTTTGGATAAAAATCCTAATTCTACTATAAAGCTTTTAGGACTCAAAGAAAAATCCTTGCAGGGTGACTCAGCTATTGTTGACATCATGTCGCAATTGGGCGTTAAGTCTGAGTTTCAAGAGGATGGAGTATTTCTTACTAAAATACCAGCAGAAAGCTCGCTGGAGTGGGATTTTACTAATTGCCCAGATTTATGCCAAACAGTGTCAGTTACTGTTGCAGCTTTAGGAATAGAGGCGACTTTTACTGGAATTGAGAGTTTAAAAATTAAAGAAACCGACAGAGTTTATGCGATTCAAACTGAATTGGCAAAAATAAATGCAAAGATGGAAGAAGTGGAAACCAACCATAAATATGTGGTGAAATCTGCTTTTGATTTGTCTTCATTTGACAAAACGATAGTAATAGAAACCTACGAAGATCATAGAATGGCCATGGCATTTGCACCACTTGCGATGCTAATTAACCTAAAAATTAATGACCCAGACGTGGTTGTTAAATCTTATCCCGAGTTTTGGGATGATTTGGCGAAAGTTGTAACAATTGCATGA